In Podospora pseudoanserina strain CBS 124.78 chromosome 5, whole genome shotgun sequence, a single window of DNA contains:
- a CDS encoding hypothetical protein (antiSMASH:Cluster_6), with the protein MGPKKSPTKPTTGRPSWYKPEFLSSPVHSPVKIGARPSLHAQHAATPNTQRQQPGGTATPTPSHPLRNNFNTRPAPARPTPPVQQSIGPPSLGLKRLQEAAAKAKAELLAKQAVASQRITSVLDPNLLHSKPQPRTVTTTPQIVKPTPQIVKPTPQTVKPAPQSVKPTLQTLKPALPITTTRPPPAVKPPSPPRPPSPTTSWPHPTVDPVPVPPTTVSTPGGSSTQGPRTKPPIKPILKNRPTNNQPTARPPIQQLQLSAW; encoded by the exons ATGGGGCCTAAAAAatcacccaccaaacccacgACGGGGAGACCTTCGTGGTATAAACCGGAATTTCTTTCGTCCCCGGTTCACAGCCCAGTCAAGATTGGAGCACGACCCAGTCTGCACGCACAACACGCTGCAACGCCAAACACTCAGAGGCAACAGCCAGGTGGAAcggcaaccccaactccttcccatccactCCGTAATAACTTCAACACCCGACCGGCTCCTGCCCGACCGACTCCCCCGGTTCAGCAGTCTATCGGCCCACCTTCTCTTGGTTTGAAGCGGCTGCAAGAAGCTGCAGCAAAAGCCAAGGCTGAACTGCTTGCCAAGCAAGCTGTTGCCAGCCAACGCATCACATCTGTGCTAGATCCGAATTTGTTGCACAGCAAGCCACAACCTCGGACTGTTACGACAACACCTCAGATTGTCAAGCCAACGCCTCAGATTGTCAAGCCAACACCCCAAACCGTCAAGCCAGCACCCCAGAGTGTCAAGCCAACACTCCAGACTCTTAAGCCAGCACTCCCAATTACTACTACTCGACCACCACCTGCCGTCaagccaccatcccctcctaggccaccatcaccgaccacCTCTTGGCCCCACCCGACTGTAGACCCGGTGCCGGTTCCCCCTACCACTGTCAGCACCCCAGGTGGCTCTAGTACGCAGGGCCCGCGGACAAAGCCTCCGATCAAGCCAATCCTCAAGAACCGTCCTACTAATAATCAACCAACT GCCCGCCCCCCGATCCAGCAGCTGCAGTTATCGGCTTGGTGA
- a CDS encoding hypothetical protein (EggNog:ENOG503P32I; CAZy:GH18; COG:G; antiSMASH:Cluster_6) encodes MRWLSFFTAMLASLAPITTAAPRPAAASHNLAPALLPPDQSEIPRLVLYFQTTHDSLGRPISMLPLVTVKHIALTHLIICSIHMHQNGHLHLNDHLPSHPRYKTLWTEASIMRSSGVKVMGMIGGAAPGSFSRSTLDSPSDLTFDHYYRQLASFIRRYSLQGLDIDVEQPMSQGGIARLILRLRWDFGPDFIITLAPVASGLTNEWGGLSGFDYRVLERDYGSLIDFYNAQFYNGFGSVHSTSHFERTVDEGWDPEKIVIGQLTDRGVHQHVSLNRTVVQLRGKLGVIGGIMGWEYFNALPGGADAPWEWAQVMTQILRPGLVPEMKIAKDDAIMLMETWVESAWPGAAVICASVGGAGSEACAAEAGRPNVDYMAMVNA; translated from the coding sequence ATGAGGTGGCTATCTTTCTTCACCGCGATGCTTGCATCACtcgcccccatcaccaccgcagcACCCCGTCCCGCGGCCGCGTCCCACAACCTCGcacccgccctcctcccaccagaCCAATCGGAAATCCCCAGACTGGTCCTCTACTTCCAAACAACCCACGACTCTCTAGGCCGCCCCATCTCCATGCTCCCCCTCGTAACAGTCAAACACATCGCCCTCACCCATCTAATCATCTGCTCCATCCACATGCACCAAAAcggccacctccacctcaacgaccacctcccctcccacccccggTACAAAACCCTCTGGACCGAAGCCTCCATCATGAGATCCTCAGGCGTCAAGGTAATGGGCATGATCGGCGGCGCAGCCCCCGGCTCCTTTTCCCGCTCCACCCTCGACAGCCCCTCCGACCTCACCTTTGACCACTACTACCGCCAGCTCGCCTCCTTCATCAGGCGGTACAGCCTCCAAGGCTTGGACATCGACGTCGAGCAGCCCATGTCCCAGGGGGGGATCGCCCGGCTCATCCTCCGTCTGCGGTGGGACTTTGGCCCCgatttcatcatcaccctcgccccCGTCGCGAGCGGGCTCACCAACGAGTGGGGCGGGCTCAGCGGGTTCGATTATCGGGTTTTGGAACGGGATTATGGATCCCTTATCGATTTTTATAATGCTCAGTTTTATAATGGGTTCGGGTCGGTGCATTCGACGTCTCACTTTGAGAGGACGGTGGATGAGGGGTGGGATCCGGAGAAGATTGTCATCGGGCAGTTGACTGATCGGGGTGTGCATCAGCATGTTTCGCTGAACAGGACTGTTGTGCAGCTGAGGGGGAAGCTGGGAGTTATCGGGGGGATTATGGGGTGGGAGTACTTTAATGCTTTGCCGGGGGGGGCAGACGCGCCGTGGGAGTGGGCGCAGGTGATGACTCAAATCTTGAGGCCGGGTCTGGTTCCCGAGATGAAGATTGCAAAGGACGATGCGATCATGCTGATGGAGACGTGGGTGGAGAGTGCCTGGCctggggcggcggtgatTTGTGCGAGTGTGGGAGGTGCGGGCAGTGAGGCGTGCGCAGCCGAAGCGGGTAGGCCGAATGTTGATTACATGGCCATGGTAAATGCCTAG
- a CDS encoding hypothetical protein (COG:C; SMCOG1217:NADH:flavin oxidoreductase/NADH oxidase; EggNog:ENOG503NU8T; antiSMASH:Cluster_6) has translation MTATGPSPVIADPSPLGSPLPFEFSGRTAPNRFLKSAATEKVATYDPNDRLSSGIPNDELFRLYGTWASGGFGTIVTGNILIDPDHLEGPGNMIIPVDAPLDGPRFEGFRRLGSVGREHGSLFIGQVNHPGRQCIYALQPNPISASDVQLLVDMFGATFGKPRAATIEEIRSTVAAFVHAAVYLDKAGWDGVQLHGAHGYLIAQFLSLTTNLRTDAYGGSLANRARIITEIAAGIREQCRKGFILAIKINSVEFQADGFTVEEASELCEILEKAGFDFVELSGGTYEEMALAHRRESTKAREAFFLDFAEKIAPRLNKTKVYVTGGFRTAKGMADALQSVDGVGMVRAVCNNPNLPAEILEGKKIAAPVIAGGVYFDDFLLTGGLAGLQMRLMGHSLPVLNVEDDAEVEEFKKTLESNLKGLVKGGLFENMDLGFLGARGPDVERRVRDIQASRATLRSG, from the coding sequence ATGACCGCTACGGGGCCTTCTCCCGTCATTGCCGACCCCTCTCCGCTGGgttcccctctccccttcgAGTTTTCTGGCCGGACAGCGCCTAACCGCTTTCTCAAGTCGGCCGCCACCGAAAAGGTAGCCACCTATGACCCAAACGACAGGCTCTCCAGCGGCATTCCCAACGATGAACTGTTCCGGCTGTACGGTACCTGGGCGTCAGGCGGCTTCGGCACAATCGTAACcggcaacatcctcatcgaccCTGACCACCTCGAGGGCCCCGGTAACATGATCATCCCCGTCGACGCACCGCTTGACGGTCCCCGCTTCGAAGGATTCCGCCGTCTGGGATCTGTCGGAAGAGAACATGGGTCTCTCTTCATCGGCCAAGTCAACCATCCCGGCCGCCAATGCATCTACGCCCTGCAACCCAATCCCATCTCAGCCTCTGACGTTCAACTGCTCGTCGACATGTTTGGTGCAACCTTTGGCAAACCGCGTGCTGCCACCATCGAGGAGATCCGATCGACCGTGGCGGCCTTTGTCCATGCGGCGGTGTACCTCGACAAAGCAGGCTGGGACGGAGTCCAGCTTCACGGTGCCCACGGGTACCTCATCGCACAATTCTTGTCCTTAACCACCAACCTCCGCACTGACGCTTATGGCGGGTCCCTTGCCAACCGGGCGAGGATCATCACCGAGATTGCCGCTGGCATCAGGGAGCAATGTCGAAAGGGCTTTATTCTCgccatcaagatcaacagCGTCGAGTTCCAAGCCGATGGGTTCACCGTCGAGGAGGCGTCCGAGCTGTGCGAGATCTTGGAGAAGGCAGGCTTCGACTTTGTGGAGCTCAGCGGCGGAACATACGAGGAAATGGCGCTGGCGCACAGGCGAGAGTCGACCAAAGCCAGGGAGGCATTCTTTTTGGATTTCGCAGAAAAGATTGCGCCGCGCCtgaacaagaccaaggtcTATGTGACTGGGGGTTTCAGGACTGCCAAGGGCATGGCGGACGCGCTGCAGAGTGTGGATGGTGTTGGAATGGTGAGGGCTGTTTGCAACAATCCGAATCTTCCAGCCGAGATACtggagggcaagaagatAGCTGCGCCGGTGATTGCTGGGGGGGTGTATTTTGACGATTTTCTTCTGACGGGGGGCTTGGCGGGGCTGCAGATGCGACTGATGGGGCATTCGTTGCCTGTGCTCAATGTTGAGGATGACGCAGAGGTCGAAGAGTTCAAGAAGACGCTGGAGTCGAATCTGAAGGGACTTGTGAAGGGAGGGTTGTTTGAGAATATGGACCTTGGGTTTCTAGGGGCGAGAGGACCTGATGTTGAGAGAAGAGTGCGAGATATTCAGGCTTCCAGGGCCACACTGCGCTCAGGATAG
- a CDS encoding hypothetical protein (antiSMASH:Cluster_6; EggNog:ENOG503PCGR; SMCOG1075:alkaline serine protease; SMCOG1075: subtilase family; COG:O; MEROPS:MER0002764), whose protein sequence is MKLNATLLGLTGLLSLALAAVPIKNDGISADIVVPEKYIVKYKANADAGRKKKHESDITNKAKKKNKKGVVESINIDGLSGYVAEIPDSELKELRDSDLIEYIEKDTVIQINAVAAPRVAADPVEEKHQLAKRAYVTQLHAAWGLARISRRSTWNSGYYYDNTAGQGIRVYVLDSGIRTTHVEFEGRAVWGANFIAGSPNTDEYGHGTHVAGTIASKTYGVAKKATVVAVKVLDKNGSGTMSGLISGLNWVVNNAKARGIAKKAVINISLGGGYTASVNAAVKGATDAGLTVVVSAGNSNANSANYSPASAPSAITVGAIDGTGYRAWFSNWGNLVDIFAPGVSVLSAYHTSNTATWYMDGTSMAAPHVAGLAAYFIAKENLSGSPAVTNRILGAAVTGSIGDPKGSWNRRAYNAGGA, encoded by the exons atgAAGCTCAACGCGACCCTCCTTGGTCTCACCGGCCTTCTAAGCCTGGCATTGGCCGCCGTCCCGATTAAGAACGATGGCATCTCGGCCGACATTGTTGTGCCCGAAAAGTACATCGTCAAGTACAAGGCCAACGCCGACGCtggaagaaagaagaagcacgagtccgacatcaccaacaaggccaagaagaagaacaagaagggcGTTGTTGAGTCCATCAACATCGACGGCCTTTCGGGATACGTTGCCGAGATTCCCGACTCGGAACTCAAGGAGCTGAGGGATTCCGACTTG ATCGAATACATCGAGAAGGACACCGTGATCCAGATCaacgccgtcgccgcccctCGGGTCGCCGCTGACCCTGTCGAAGAGAAGCATCAGCTTGCGAAGCGTGCCTATGTCACTCAACTCCACGCCGCTTGGGGCCTGGCTCGCATCTCGCGCCGTTCCACCTGGAACTCCGGCTACTATTACGACAACACCGCTGGCCAAGGTATCCGTGTCTATGTTCTTGACAGCGGCATCCGCACCACCCACGTCGAGTTCGAAGGACGCGCCGTCTGGGGTGCCAACTTCATCGCCGGATCCCCCAACACTGACGAGTACGGCCACGGCACCCACGTTGCTggcaccatcgccagcaAGACCTATGGTGTTGCGAAGAAGGCCACCGTTGTCGCCGTCAAGGTCCTCGACAAGAACGGCTCCGGCACCATGTCCGGCCTGATCTCCGGCCTCAACTGGGTTGTGAACAACGCCAAGGCCCGCGGCATCGCCAAGAAGGCCGTCATCAACATTTCTCTCGGTGGTGGCTACACTGCCTCCGTCAACGCTGCTGTCAAGGGGGCCACTGATGCTGGCCTCACCGTGGTTGTGTCTGCCGGTAACAGCAACGCCAACAGTGCCAACTATTCCCCTGCCTCGGCTCCCTCTGCCATCACCGTCGGTGCCATTGACGGTACTGGATATCGCGCCTGGTTCTCCAACTGGGGCAACCTCGTCGACATCTTCGCCCCTGGTGTTTCCGTCCTCAGCGCCTACCATACCAGCAACACTGCCACCTGGTACATGGACGGCACCAGCATGGCTGCTCCCCACGTTGCCGGTCTCGCTGCTTACTTCATCGCCAAGGAGAACCTGTCGGGCTCCCCTGCTGTGACCAACCGAATTCTTGGTGCGGCTGTCACCGGTAGTATCGGGGACCCCAAGGGCAGCTGGAACCGCCGTGCTTACAACGCCGGTGGTGCCTAA
- a CDS encoding hypothetical protein (antiSMASH:Cluster_6), giving the protein MQLARSLSTALAALLLSSIATGHRIPAQSEELQLRDAAPVEVNETGTPPVILPADDTLSADVIVDETEHGSLVGRAVHPRQLGKGKGGGKGKGGGKGKGGGKGKGGAKGKGGGKGKGGKGKGGKGKGGKGKG; this is encoded by the exons ATGCAACTTGCAAgatccctctccaccgcgCTCGCGGCCCTTCTTTTGTCCAGCATCGCAACTGGACACCGCATCCCAGCCCAATCAGAAGAGCTCCAGCTCCGAGACGCTGCTCCCGTCGAGGTCAACGAGACCGGAACGCCGCCTGTCATCCTCCCTGCTGACGACACGTTGTCGGCTGATGTGATTGTGGATGAAACCGAGCATGGGTCCCTTGTGGGTAGAG CCGTTCACCCTCGTCAGCTTGGCAAGGGCAAAGgtggagggaaaggaaagggtggtgggaaaggaaagggtggtgggaaaggaaaggggggagccaaagggaagggtggtggcaaaggaaaggggggcaagggcaagggagggaagggaaaggggggaaagggcaAGGGTTGA